A single region of the Chthonomonadales bacterium genome encodes:
- a CDS encoding pentapeptide repeat-containing protein, giving the protein MIEIRHRSSGRSFLSVDADTLERANLAGEYLIHADLAHANLRGAQLLFANLSGADMRGADLAGANLRGAVLIETDLNGADLAGAILSGATLSLTILAGCPSLHRAVGIDKVRHQGPSMLDRVTLSAGGGVLPDSFLRGAGFTGGEIAAIRAESASE; this is encoded by the coding sequence ATGATCGAGATCCGGCACCGGAGCAGCGGGCGTAGCTTCCTCAGCGTGGACGCCGACACGCTGGAGCGCGCCAACCTTGCCGGGGAGTACCTGATCCACGCTGACCTGGCGCACGCGAACCTTCGCGGCGCGCAGCTTCTCTTCGCCAATCTGTCCGGCGCCGACATGCGCGGAGCCGATCTGGCGGGCGCCAACCTGCGCGGCGCGGTGCTGATCGAGACCGATCTGAACGGCGCCGACCTCGCCGGCGCGATCCTCAGCGGCGCCACACTCTCGCTGACGATCCTGGCCGGGTGTCCGAGCCTTCACCGGGCCGTCGGGATCGACAAGGTCCGGCACCAGGGCCCTTCGATGCTGGACCGGGTCACCCTGAGCGCCGGCGGCGGGGTTCTGCCCGACAGCTTCCTGCGCGGCGCCGGGTTCACCGGGGGCGAGATCGCCGCGATTCGGGCGGAGTCCGCCAGCGAGTGA
- the nifJ gene encoding pyruvate:ferredoxin (flavodoxin) oxidoreductase — translation MSRSHVTIDGIEAAAYIAFKTSEVIAIYPITPSTGMGEMSDAWAAAGQQNIWGTVPLVQEMQSEGGAAGACHGSLQAGALTTSFTASQGLLLMIPNMYKIAGELTSAVFHITARSVATHALSIFGDHSDVMATRQTGWGMLFANSVQETHDFALISMAATLEARVPFLNIMDGFRTSHEVMKIEKLTEQDIRAMVGQDLIRQHRERALSPDHPVLRGTAQNPDVFFQAREAVNPYYLAAPAIVRNTMDRFAELTGRRYRLFDYVGAPDAERVMVVMGSASETAEEAVRYLTEHGEKVGLLKVRLYRPFDVEACLAALPATTRGIAVLDRTKEPGGVGEPLYQDILTAVAEGMSGGKAPFAAFPKVIGGRYGLSCKEFTPAMARAVLDELSSPAPKNHFTVGIEDDVTHTSLPVDPAFSTEPDDVVRAVFWGLGADGTVGANKNSIKIIGEETANSAQGYFVYDSKKSGSVTTSHLRFGPRDIHSSYLIGHANFVAIHQFGFVDRYPVLDSAAAGATVLLNSPYGPGEVWDRLPRSFQETVIERNLKLWVMDAYDVARATGMGVRINTVMQTAFFAISGVLPRDEAIEQIKKAIQKTYGKRGEAVVQKNFAAVDAALAHLHPVVVPSQVSSTLEPAAVVSPSAPRFVREVTAEMIAGRGDLLPVSAMPPDGTFPTGTTQWEKRNIALDVPVWDPDVCIQCGKCVLVCPHAVIRSRVCEPSALEGAPATFKSTPAKWREMAGQRYVLQVAVEDCTGCSLCVEVCPAKNKSEVGRKAINMAPQRPLRDAERENWEFFLTLPDVPRTGEVVRFSNVKNVQLLQPLFEFSGACGGCGETPYLKLLSQLFGDRALIANATGCSSIYGGNLPTTPWAQDAAGRGPAWSNSLFEDNAEFGLGMRLALNQQQALAARLLDRLRERVGDGLADGLLSADQRDEIGIAAQRARVAELKELFSGTDDADARDLLAVADALVAKSVWIVGGDGWAYDIGYGGLDHVLSTGHNVNLLVLDTEVYSNTGGQASKSTARGAVAKFAAGGKPAGKKDLGRMAMVYDNVYVATVAMGASDAQTVRAFQEAEAHEGPSIIIAYSHCIAHGIDMARGMTQQKMAVDSGAFPLYRYNPALAEQGKNPLQLDSKEPSLPLKDYIYTENRYRMLVQSDPAAAERLLALAQDDVSKRWRAYQQMASATVAPLAEAGAPRPVSGNGAGSDSTAN, via the coding sequence ATGTCACGAAGCCATGTCACCATAGACGGCATCGAGGCCGCGGCGTACATCGCGTTCAAGACAAGCGAGGTCATCGCGATCTACCCGATCACGCCGTCGACCGGCATGGGCGAGATGAGCGACGCGTGGGCCGCCGCGGGCCAGCAGAACATCTGGGGTACGGTGCCCCTCGTCCAGGAGATGCAGTCGGAGGGAGGCGCCGCCGGCGCCTGCCACGGCTCGCTCCAGGCGGGCGCCCTCACCACGTCGTTCACCGCCAGCCAGGGCCTCCTGCTGATGATCCCCAACATGTACAAGATCGCCGGGGAGCTCACCAGCGCGGTCTTTCACATCACCGCCCGTTCCGTCGCCACCCACGCGCTCTCGATCTTCGGCGATCACAGCGACGTGATGGCCACCCGCCAGACGGGATGGGGCATGTTGTTCGCCAACTCGGTTCAAGAGACGCACGACTTCGCCTTGATCTCGATGGCCGCCACGCTCGAGGCGCGGGTCCCGTTCCTGAACATCATGGACGGTTTCCGCACCTCGCACGAGGTGATGAAGATCGAGAAGCTAACCGAGCAGGACATCCGCGCGATGGTGGGCCAGGATCTGATCCGCCAGCACCGAGAGCGCGCGCTCTCGCCCGACCACCCGGTCCTGCGCGGTACGGCCCAGAACCCCGACGTGTTCTTCCAGGCCCGCGAGGCCGTCAATCCGTATTACCTGGCGGCTCCCGCCATCGTGCGAAACACCATGGACCGCTTCGCGGAGCTCACCGGCCGCCGCTACCGCCTGTTCGACTACGTCGGCGCGCCCGACGCCGAGCGGGTGATGGTCGTGATGGGGTCGGCCAGCGAGACCGCCGAGGAGGCCGTGCGCTATCTCACGGAGCATGGCGAGAAGGTGGGGCTGTTGAAGGTTCGGCTGTACCGGCCGTTCGACGTGGAGGCCTGCCTGGCCGCCCTGCCGGCGACGACGCGCGGCATCGCGGTGCTCGACCGTACGAAGGAGCCAGGCGGCGTGGGCGAGCCGCTCTACCAGGACATCCTGACGGCGGTCGCGGAAGGGATGTCGGGCGGCAAGGCTCCGTTCGCCGCATTCCCGAAGGTGATCGGCGGCCGCTACGGCCTCTCCTGCAAGGAGTTCACGCCGGCCATGGCCCGGGCCGTGCTCGACGAGCTCTCCAGCCCGGCGCCGAAGAACCACTTCACGGTCGGCATCGAGGACGACGTCACGCACACCAGCCTGCCGGTTGACCCCGCGTTCAGCACGGAGCCCGACGACGTCGTCCGAGCGGTCTTCTGGGGGCTTGGCGCCGACGGCACCGTCGGCGCCAACAAGAACTCCATCAAGATCATCGGCGAGGAGACCGCCAACAGCGCCCAGGGGTACTTCGTCTACGACTCCAAAAAGTCCGGGTCCGTCACCACGTCCCACTTGCGCTTCGGTCCCCGCGATATCCACAGCTCCTACCTGATCGGTCACGCCAACTTCGTCGCCATCCATCAGTTCGGGTTCGTCGACCGCTACCCCGTGCTGGACTCGGCGGCCGCCGGCGCTACCGTGCTGCTCAACAGCCCCTACGGCCCGGGCGAGGTGTGGGACCGGCTGCCTCGCTCCTTCCAGGAGACGGTGATCGAGCGCAATCTGAAGCTGTGGGTGATGGACGCCTACGATGTGGCGCGCGCCACCGGCATGGGCGTTCGCATCAACACCGTGATGCAGACGGCCTTCTTCGCGATCAGCGGCGTCCTGCCGCGCGACGAGGCGATCGAGCAGATCAAGAAGGCGATCCAGAAGACGTACGGCAAGCGCGGCGAGGCCGTGGTGCAGAAGAACTTCGCCGCGGTCGATGCCGCTCTGGCGCACCTTCACCCGGTGGTCGTGCCGAGCCAGGTGTCGAGCACGTTGGAGCCCGCGGCCGTCGTGTCCCCCAGCGCGCCCAGGTTCGTGCGTGAGGTGACGGCCGAGATGATCGCCGGTCGCGGCGATCTGCTGCCGGTCAGCGCGATGCCCCCGGACGGCACCTTCCCAACCGGCACCACGCAGTGGGAGAAGCGCAACATCGCGCTGGATGTGCCGGTGTGGGACCCCGACGTTTGCATCCAGTGCGGCAAGTGCGTCCTGGTCTGCCCGCACGCCGTGATCCGCTCCAGGGTCTGCGAGCCGTCCGCGCTCGAGGGCGCGCCCGCCACGTTCAAGTCCACCCCGGCGAAGTGGCGGGAGATGGCCGGCCAGCGGTACGTCCTCCAGGTCGCCGTCGAGGACTGCACGGGCTGCTCGTTGTGCGTGGAGGTGTGCCCCGCGAAGAACAAGTCCGAGGTCGGCCGCAAGGCCATCAACATGGCCCCGCAGCGCCCGCTGCGCGACGCCGAGCGCGAGAACTGGGAGTTCTTCCTGACGCTGCCAGACGTCCCGCGCACCGGGGAGGTCGTGCGCTTCTCCAACGTGAAGAACGTGCAGCTCCTGCAGCCGCTGTTCGAGTTCTCGGGCGCATGCGGCGGGTGCGGCGAGACGCCCTACCTGAAGCTGCTCAGCCAGCTCTTCGGTGACCGCGCTCTGATCGCCAACGCCACGGGCTGCTCCAGCATCTACGGGGGGAATCTGCCCACGACTCCCTGGGCTCAGGACGCCGCGGGGCGCGGCCCGGCATGGAGCAACTCGCTGTTCGAGGACAACGCGGAGTTCGGTCTCGGGATGCGGCTGGCGCTCAACCAGCAGCAGGCCCTCGCCGCGCGGCTGCTCGACCGGCTTCGCGAGCGGGTCGGCGACGGCCTGGCGGATGGCCTGCTCTCCGCCGACCAGCGCGACGAGATCGGCATCGCGGCCCAGCGCGCGCGGGTGGCCGAGTTGAAGGAGCTCTTCTCCGGCACGGACGACGCCGACGCGCGCGACTTGCTGGCCGTGGCGGACGCGCTCGTCGCCAAGAGCGTGTGGATCGTGGGCGGCGATGGATGGGCCTACGACATCGGCTACGGCGGCCTCGACCACGTGCTCTCGACGGGGCATAACGTGAACCTGCTCGTCCTCGACACGGAGGTCTACTCCAACACGGGCGGCCAGGCGTCGAAGTCCACGGCCCGTGGCGCTGTCGCCAAGTTCGCGGCCGGAGGCAAGCCGGCGGGCAAGAAGGACCTTGGCCGGATGGCGATGGTCTACGACAACGTGTATGTCGCGACAGTCGCCATGGGCGCCAGCGACGCGCAGACGGTGCGCGCGTTCCAGGAGGCCGAGGCGCACGAGGGGCCCTCGATCATCATCGCCTACAGCCACTGCATCGCGCACGGGATCGACATGGCCCGGGGCATGACCCAGCAGAAGATGGCGGTGGACTCCGGCGCCTTCCCACTCTACCGCTACAACCCGGCGCTGGCCGAGCAGGGCAAGAACCCGCTGCAACTGGACAGCAAGGAGCCGTCGCTCCCGCTCAAGGACTACATCTACACGGAGAACCGCTACCGCATGCTGGTCCAGAGTGACCCGGCCGCGGCCGAGCGGCTTCTCGCGCTGGCGCAGGACGATGTGAGTAAGCGGTGGCGCGCCTACCAGCAGATGGCCAGCGCGACCGTGGCGCCCCTCGCGGAGGCCGGCGCGCCCAGGCCCGTCTCCGGCAACGGCGCCGGGTCCGACTCGACCGCCAACTAA
- a CDS encoding dihydroorotate dehydrogenase-like protein produces MDLTTRYMGLDLRNPVVPAASPLSGDLASIRELEDAGAAAVVLHSLFEEQITGEEEQLDHYLTYGTESYAEAMTYFPPRTEFHTGPDEYLELIRSAREAVGIPVIASLNGVSSGGWTTYARRMQEAGAHALELNIYYIPTDPQRTSAEVEQMYVDVLRQVRDSVRIPVAIKVGPYFSSTANMAARLAEAGAGALVLFNRFYQPDIDLENLVVVPRLVLSSSDELRLPLRWTAILYGRVSVDLAITGGVHTHEDLLKAMMAGANIAQIASGLLANGAGRIGEILEGTRRWMEQYEYDSIAQMRGSMSQLRVAEPAAFERANYMKVLASWRPDPTGRLY; encoded by the coding sequence ATGGACCTGACCACACGCTATATGGGCCTTGACCTGAGGAACCCGGTCGTGCCGGCTGCCTCTCCGCTCTCCGGCGACCTGGCCAGCATCCGCGAGCTCGAGGACGCGGGAGCCGCGGCGGTCGTCCTGCACTCCCTCTTCGAGGAGCAGATCACCGGCGAGGAGGAGCAACTCGACCACTACCTCACCTACGGCACGGAGAGCTATGCCGAGGCGATGACCTACTTCCCGCCAAGGACGGAGTTCCACACCGGGCCAGACGAGTACCTGGAGCTGATCCGGTCGGCCAGGGAGGCAGTTGGCATCCCGGTGATCGCGAGCCTCAACGGCGTCTCCAGCGGGGGCTGGACCACCTATGCCCGCCGAATGCAGGAGGCCGGCGCCCACGCGCTCGAGCTTAACATCTACTACATCCCGACCGACCCGCAGCGTACATCGGCCGAGGTGGAGCAGATGTACGTGGACGTTCTGCGCCAGGTACGCGACAGCGTTCGAATCCCGGTCGCCATCAAGGTCGGGCCCTACTTCAGCTCGACCGCCAACATGGCGGCCCGTCTGGCGGAAGCCGGAGCCGGAGCCCTCGTGCTTTTCAACCGCTTCTACCAGCCCGACATCGACCTGGAGAACCTTGTGGTGGTGCCGCGACTCGTGCTCAGCTCGTCGGACGAGCTGCGCCTGCCGCTGCGCTGGACCGCGATCCTCTACGGCCGTGTGTCGGTGGACCTTGCCATCACAGGCGGCGTCCACACGCACGAGGATCTGCTCAAGGCGATGATGGCCGGCGCGAACATCGCGCAGATCGCCTCCGGGCTTCTGGCCAATGGCGCCGGCCGCATCGGCGAGATCCTGGAGGGAACCCGCCGCTGGATGGAGCAGTATGAGTACGACTCGATCGCCCAGATGCGCGGAAGCATGAGCCAGCTCCGCGTGGCCGAGCCCGCGGCCTTCGAGCGGGCGAACTACATGAAGGTGCTCGCCTCGTGGCGGCCCGACCCCACGGGTCGGCTCTACTGA
- a CDS encoding 1-deoxy-D-xylulose-5-phosphate reductoisomerase, with amino-acid sequence MRSIVVLGSTGSIGRQTLDVAARLKDRLRVIGLAAHNNVDVLARQANEHAVSTVCIGDAPGARERLTGMLAVRGARVLAGVEGMCELAAMEGADLVVMAVAGAIGIRPTHAALDAGKDVALASKEVLVAAGEHTMRLAARRGARILPIDSEHSAVFQCLQGAPDNSIEEVLLTASGGPFRMWSAERMAEATPADALKHPTWAMGGLVTVNSATLMNKGLEVIEAHWLFGVSIEAVSVVVHPQSVIHSLVRFRDGSVLAQLGPPDMRLPIQYALLYPERVGTGLPTLDLAACAALTFEEPDAGRFPALRLARAAAEAGGTMPAVMNAANEAAVGAFLAGRIRFPDIMGAVARAMDAHDTLAPTYDNVLASDRWARAEAGRLCGVQPDA; translated from the coding sequence ATGAGAAGCATCGTCGTTCTGGGATCCACGGGCTCGATCGGCCGACAGACCCTCGATGTCGCCGCGCGGCTCAAGGACAGGCTGCGGGTGATCGGCCTCGCTGCCCACAATAACGTGGATGTGCTCGCCCGGCAGGCGAACGAGCACGCAGTCTCCACCGTATGTATTGGGGACGCGCCGGGCGCGCGCGAGCGGCTTACCGGTATGCTGGCCGTGCGCGGCGCGCGCGTGCTGGCGGGCGTCGAGGGAATGTGCGAGCTCGCCGCGATGGAGGGCGCCGACCTGGTCGTGATGGCCGTGGCCGGCGCCATCGGCATTCGGCCGACTCACGCCGCGCTGGATGCGGGCAAGGACGTGGCGCTAGCGAGCAAGGAGGTGCTCGTGGCCGCCGGCGAGCACACGATGCGCCTGGCCGCCCGGCGCGGCGCGCGAATCCTGCCCATCGATTCCGAGCACTCCGCCGTGTTCCAGTGCCTGCAGGGCGCGCCGGACAACAGCATCGAGGAGGTCTTGCTGACCGCCTCCGGCGGCCCTTTCCGTATGTGGTCCGCCGAACGCATGGCGGAGGCCACGCCGGCCGATGCGCTGAAGCATCCTACGTGGGCCATGGGCGGCCTGGTGACGGTCAACTCGGCCACCCTGATGAACAAGGGGCTGGAGGTCATCGAAGCGCACTGGCTGTTCGGTGTCTCTATCGAAGCCGTGAGCGTTGTGGTGCACCCGCAGAGCGTGATCCATTCGCTGGTGCGCTTTCGCGACGGCTCGGTGCTCGCGCAGCTTGGCCCGCCGGACATGCGTCTTCCCATCCAGTATGCGCTCCTCTATCCCGAGCGCGTCGGTACCGGGTTGCCGACGCTCGACCTGGCTGCCTGCGCGGCCCTCACCTTCGAGGAACCGGACGCGGGCAGGTTCCCGGCCCTGCGGCTCGCCCGCGCCGCGGCCGAGGCCGGCGGCACCATGCCGGCGGTGATGAATGCCGCCAACGAGGCGGCCGTCGGCGCGTTCCTGGCTGGACGTATCCGCTTCCCGGACATCATGGGCGCCGTCGCGCGCGCCATGGACGCTCACGACACGCTTGCGCCGACGTATGACAATGTGCTGGCCTCGGACCGCTGGGCGCGGGCGGAGGCCGGACGCCTATGTGGGGTTCAACCGGATGCCTGA
- a CDS encoding site-2 protease family protein: MPDLVKGILYLLVILSVLVVAHELGHFLVAKWFRMRVEEFSLFFGPVLLRLGRRGGTEYNLRAVPLGGFVRIAGMEPDDVSGGRPLLEAVRHPRFVQEETTEQVLRQLDSDTMAGLDATAIGPEVRTFVHTAVGRDGRLTAEGREELRAMREAATVNEAEQKLLDMVLNADARADDEGLYSQKPLYQRALVILAGPVASLLFGYLVFCVMGMTVGLPRNEATNQVLEVRKDGAAKAAGMRIGDRIVAINGNPTPDGKSMVDTIHNGLGKRLVLTVERSGETFLMAVTPRPFTVEEGGKKETVGIIGIIPDLKLRRFGPAASIRAGTLYTVGYLRQIAGTFTNGRRVRETVGGPIAMGQMATAVQRLGIAHLLMMSGAFSLSLGIFNLLPIPILDGGHLVLLAVEKLRRRKLSPREVYRAQMIGVGILALIVTLVMYNDISRTLAGKALQ, from the coding sequence ATGCCTGACCTGGTTAAAGGGATTCTCTATCTTCTGGTGATCTTGAGCGTGCTCGTCGTCGCGCACGAGCTTGGCCATTTCCTTGTTGCCAAGTGGTTTCGGATGCGCGTGGAGGAGTTCTCGCTCTTCTTCGGTCCCGTGCTGCTGCGGCTTGGGCGGCGCGGTGGCACGGAGTACAACCTGCGAGCCGTTCCGCTCGGCGGGTTCGTTCGTATTGCGGGCATGGAGCCCGATGATGTCTCCGGGGGCCGGCCGCTGCTGGAGGCGGTCCGCCATCCGCGCTTCGTGCAGGAGGAGACCACCGAGCAGGTGCTCCGTCAACTCGACAGCGACACGATGGCCGGTCTCGACGCAACGGCGATCGGGCCCGAGGTTCGCACGTTCGTGCACACCGCCGTCGGCCGCGACGGGCGGCTGACAGCGGAGGGGCGCGAGGAGCTCCGGGCGATGCGCGAGGCGGCCACGGTGAACGAGGCCGAGCAGAAGCTGCTCGACATGGTGCTCAACGCCGACGCGCGCGCCGATGACGAGGGCCTCTACAGCCAGAAGCCGCTCTACCAGCGCGCACTGGTCATCCTGGCTGGCCCGGTCGCCAGCCTGCTCTTCGGCTATCTCGTGTTCTGCGTGATGGGCATGACCGTCGGCCTGCCGCGCAACGAGGCGACGAACCAGGTGCTCGAGGTGCGCAAGGACGGCGCCGCCAAGGCCGCCGGCATGCGTATAGGCGACCGCATCGTGGCCATCAACGGCAACCCGACCCCGGATGGCAAGTCGATGGTCGACACGATCCACAATGGCCTGGGCAAGCGGCTGGTCCTTACGGTCGAGCGCAGCGGGGAGACCTTCCTGATGGCGGTCACGCCCCGGCCGTTCACGGTGGAGGAGGGCGGCAAGAAGGAGACGGTGGGCATCATCGGCATCATACCGGACCTGAAGCTCAGGCGCTTCGGTCCGGCGGCCTCCATCCGCGCCGGCACGCTCTACACGGTCGGCTATCTGCGACAGATCGCCGGCACGTTCACCAACGGGCGCCGGGTGAGGGAAACGGTCGGCGGACCGATCGCGATGGGCCAGATGGCGACGGCGGTCCAGCGCCTGGGCATCGCGCACCTGCTGATGATGAGCGGCGCGTTCAGCCTCAGTCTCGGCATCTTCAACCTGCTGCCTATCCCGATTCTGGACGGCGGGCACCTCGTGCTGCTGGCGGTGGAGAAGCTGCGGCGGCGGAAGCTCTCGCCGCGCGAGGTGTACCGCGCTCAGATGATCGGCGTCGGCATCCTTGCGCTGATCGTGACGCTGGTGATGTACAACGACATCAGCCGCACGCTGGCCGGCAAGGCGCTCCAGTAG
- a CDS encoding GNAT family N-acetyltransferase, with translation MDVDSLRRKRMMSADRAVAPIRSGRRVFVGGGAGEPQTLIEALVRRADRLADTEILHVLTLGVALSAEERFANHFRHNAFFVGPSTRGAVNECRADYSPIFLSELPALFRRGQTPLDYALVQVSPPDGHGYCSLGVSVDVVKAAVESARHVVAEINQRMPRTLGDGFVHLSRFDAVVESDRPLLELPPAEHDDEVVRRIGRFVADLIEDGATVQTGIGGIPDAVLAHLGDKHDLGVHTEMFSDGVAKLIDAGIITGRRKSLHPGKVVATFCVGTAELYRYVHDNPGIELHPTEYVNDPFVIAQNDRMVAINSAVEVDLTGQVCADSLGEYFYSGIGGQVDFVRGAARSRGGKPIIALPSTATAHDGAVTSRIVPVLRQGAGVVTSRGDVHYLVTEWGVAYLHGKTLRERAMALISIAHPDFRCELLVAAKERRLVMPDVTATAFRPRYPEELEATVHLSDNRPVLVRPIRPADEDLIREFHYQLSEETVYRRYRRPLKALPHRERLKLVNVDYEREMALVVLLRTEARDELLGVGRYFVDEATRVAELAFTVRDDWHDRGIGSILMRMLLGVARQRDLAGVEAYTQSDNHRMISILMRNGFAATGEEEDDTTHWRLTFRGEPEAQVPDGPH, from the coding sequence ATGGACGTTGACTCACTTCGACGCAAACGGATGATGAGCGCCGACCGCGCGGTCGCTCCGATCCGCTCCGGCAGGCGCGTGTTCGTGGGTGGCGGAGCCGGGGAGCCCCAGACCCTCATCGAGGCACTCGTGCGCCGCGCCGATCGGCTCGCCGACACCGAGATCCTCCATGTCCTCACGCTGGGGGTCGCGCTCTCCGCGGAGGAGCGCTTCGCCAACCACTTCCGGCACAACGCCTTCTTCGTGGGCCCGAGCACGCGCGGGGCCGTCAATGAGTGCCGCGCGGACTACTCGCCCATCTTCCTGTCCGAGTTGCCGGCGCTCTTCCGGCGCGGACAGACGCCGCTCGATTACGCGCTCGTGCAGGTCTCGCCGCCCGACGGGCACGGCTACTGTAGCCTGGGCGTCTCGGTCGATGTCGTCAAGGCCGCCGTCGAGAGCGCGCGCCATGTGGTCGCCGAGATCAACCAGCGTATGCCGCGCACGCTCGGCGACGGCTTCGTGCACCTGAGCCGCTTCGACGCCGTGGTGGAGAGCGACCGCCCGCTGCTCGAGCTCCCGCCGGCGGAGCACGACGACGAGGTCGTGCGCCGCATCGGGCGCTTCGTGGCCGACCTGATCGAGGACGGCGCGACGGTGCAGACCGGGATCGGCGGCATCCCGGACGCCGTCCTTGCCCACCTCGGCGACAAGCACGACCTGGGAGTGCACACGGAGATGTTCAGCGACGGCGTCGCGAAGCTGATCGACGCAGGCATCATCACGGGTCGGCGCAAGAGCCTGCACCCCGGCAAGGTGGTGGCGACCTTCTGCGTGGGCACCGCCGAGCTCTACCGCTACGTGCACGACAACCCGGGGATCGAGCTCCATCCGACCGAGTATGTCAACGACCCGTTCGTCATCGCACAAAACGACCGCATGGTTGCCATCAACTCGGCCGTCGAGGTAGACCTGACCGGCCAGGTGTGCGCCGACTCCCTGGGCGAGTACTTCTACAGCGGGATCGGCGGCCAGGTCGACTTCGTCCGCGGCGCGGCGCGCAGCCGCGGCGGCAAACCCATCATCGCCCTCCCCTCAACCGCGACCGCGCACGACGGCGCCGTTACGAGCCGCATCGTCCCGGTCCTTCGGCAGGGCGCCGGCGTGGTCACATCGCGCGGCGACGTCCACTACCTCGTCACCGAATGGGGCGTCGCCTATCTGCACGGCAAGACGCTGCGCGAGCGCGCCATGGCCCTCATCAGCATTGCGCACCCCGATTTCCGCTGTGAGCTCCTCGTCGCCGCCAAGGAGCGGCGCCTGGTGATGCCCGACGTGACGGCGACCGCCTTCCGCCCCCGCTACCCGGAGGAGCTCGAGGCCACCGTCCACCTCTCCGACAACCGGCCCGTGCTCGTTCGCCCGATCCGGCCCGCCGACGAGGACCTGATCCGCGAGTTCCACTACCAGTTGTCCGAGGAAACGGTCTACCGCCGCTACCGGCGGCCTCTGAAGGCGCTGCCGCACCGCGAGCGCCTGAAGCTGGTCAACGTGGACTACGAGCGGGAGATGGCGCTCGTCGTTCTCCTGCGGACCGAGGCGCGCGATGAGCTGCTCGGGGTGGGCCGGTACTTCGTGGACGAGGCGACTCGCGTGGCAGAGCTAGCCTTCACCGTGCGAGATGACTGGCATGACCGGGGAATCGGCTCGATCCTGATGCGGATGCTGCTGGGTGTCGCTCGCCAGCGTGACCTTGCCGGCGTCGAGGCCTACACGCAGTCCGACAACCACCGGATGATCTCGATCCTGATGCGCAACGGCTTCGCGGCGACCGGCGAGGAGGAGGACGACACGACGCACTGGCGTCTGACGTTCCGCGGCGAGCCGGAGGCGCAGGTCCCGGACGGGCCGCATTGA